From the genome of Biomphalaria glabrata chromosome 17, xgBioGlab47.1, whole genome shotgun sequence, one region includes:
- the LOC106059712 gene encoding serine/threonine-protein kinase RIO3-like, with protein sequence MKTTQVSQVQEINIAPKSPWGKLASTPVPCSLEDVMSEQLALEIDTKQLNEAIIAEQLMFGNAANTTNSENLASNVAPVLTDEELAAKLAAEEIGENPNDELIARYLQMEFDKEYDAMIDKVEKKHNGSSKVSLSFENYKMKHQRQEKSNVEEEEDDYDEEFPEFPAPTNWESPKPSIGGKGYAGQGRNIVTKHDSELCGRRNAERLMDFPPEFECGDGEGMDMRLPNHVYNKLKTLSVVENKKGQRVHEKKDHSTAMKAVDERTRLLMYKMVNSGYLASIDGITSEGKEAMVFKSSGGMKDDEELPKHIILKVFKTTMNEFRTRAKYVHGDHRLSKDIYKKQNPRKIIKLWAEKEYLNLKRMRRQNIPCPTPLSLKKHVLAMTCIGGEIPAPKLKEVKLNSEELQSAYDQTLQLVKDLYHKCGLVHADLSEYNLLWHEGQVWALDVSQSVEKENPNSHDFLLRDCHNVCDFFKQSGVPDVKSAEDLFMEITSYSLQGTGKEFAAQVEKYNKAEYAEYPFDYYFDQAEELRKEAEFDDADESSSESDTEEPNEIPAAANENTSFDMSTTQSHSPESLCSVDGS encoded by the exons ATGAAAACAACACAAGTTTCACAAGTACAAGAGATTAACATAGCACCAAAAAGCCCTTGGGGTAAATTGGCATCAACTCCAGTTCCATGTTCTCTTGAAGATGTTATGAGTGAACAACTTGCATTGGAAATAGACACTAAACAGTTAAATGAAGCCATTATAGCTGAACAGCTTATGTTTGGCAATGCTGCTAACACTACTAACAG TGAAAATCTAGCAAGCAATGTAGCTCCTGTTTTAACTGATGAAGAGCTGGCAGCCAAATTGGCAGCAGAAGAGATTGGGGAAAATCCAAATGATGAACTCATAGCTCGGTACCTACAGATGGAATTTGACAAGGAATATGATGCCATGATTGACAAAGTGGAAAAGAAACATAATGGTTCAAGCAAAG TTTCTCTGTCATTtgaaaattataaaatgaaacatCAGCGCCAGGAGAAAAGTAATGTGGAAGAAGAGGAGGACGATTATGATGAAGAATTCCCAGAATTTCCTGCTCCAACAAATTGGG AATCGCCAAAACCTTCCATTGGTGGAAAAGGCTACGCTGGCCAGGGTAGAAATATTGTGACAAAGCATGACAGCGAGCTTTGTGGCAGACGCAATGCTGAGCGCTTGATGGAT ttCCCTCCCGAGTTTGAATGTGGAGATGGAGAAGGAATGGACATGAGGCTACCAAATCATGTCTACAACAAACTCAAGACCCTCTCTGTAGTGGAAAACAAGAAAGGACAAAGGGTTCATGAAAAGAAAGACCATTCTACTGCT ATGAAAGCAGTAGATGAAAGGACTAGGCTGCTGATGTACAAGATGGTCAACTCAGGCTATCTGGCATCTATTGATGGTATAACCAGTGAAGGAAAGGAGGCAATGGTTTTTAAGTCATCTGGAGGAAT GAAAGATGATGAAGAACTCCCCAAGCATATCATCCTCAAAGTGTTTAAAACCACAATGAATGAGTTCCGCACCAGAGCCAAGTATGTCCACGGGGACCACAGACTGTCAAAAGATATTTACAAGAAGCAAAATCCACGCAAGATCATTAAACTGTGGGCTGAAAAAGagtatctaaatttaaaaag AATGCGCAGACAGAATATTCCTTGTCCTACACCTCTGTCTCTTAAAAAGCATGTGCTGGCTATGACTTGCATTGGAGGTGAAATCCCAGCACCAAAACTGAAAGAGGTGAAACTAAATTCAGAGGAATTGCAGTCAGCCTATGATCAAACATTGCAG ttGGTCAAGGACCTGTACCATAAGTGTGGCTTGGTCCATGCAGATCTGAGTGAGTACAATTTATTATGGCATGAAGGACAGGTCTGGGCGCTGGATGTCAGCCAATCTGTGGAGAAAGAGAACCCAAACTCACATGATTTTCTACTGCGAGACTGCCATAATGTTTGTGAT TTTTTCAAACAGTCTGGTGTTCCAGATGTCAAATCAGCTGAAGATCTATTTATGGAAATAACAAGCTACAGTCTCCAAGGAACAGGGAAAGAATTTGCTGCTCAG GTGGAGAAGTATAACAAAGCAGAATATGCAGAGTATCCATTTGATTACTACTTTGACCAAGCCGAGGAATTAAGAAAAGAGGCAGAGTTCGATGATGCTGATGAGAGCAGCAGTGAGAGTGATACAGAAGAGCCAAATGAGATTCCAGCAGCAGCAAATGAAAACACCAGTTTTGATATGTCAACCACACAATCCCATAGTCCAGAAAGCCTCTGTTCTGTAGATGGTTCATGA